A stretch of the Synechocystis sp. PCC 7338 genome encodes the following:
- a CDS encoding ABC transporter permease, with translation MSDRRSRHSLSLWFQRLVAAFFLTGQVFLHILQGRINRRNTLEQMNMVGPESMAIALITAGFVGMVFTIQVAREFIYYGATTTIGGVLSLSLTRELAPVLTAVVIAGRVGSAFAAEIGTMRVTEQLDALYMLRTDPIDYLVVPRVIACGLMLPILTGLSLFVGMAGGLVISSSLYAINPTIFLNSVQNFTQLWDVFACLFKSLVFGIIIAIIGCSWGLTTTGGAKGVGESTTTAVVTSLLAIFISNFFLSWLMFQGTGDTALG, from the coding sequence ATGTCAGATCGACGCTCTCGCCACTCCCTCAGTCTTTGGTTCCAGCGTTTGGTCGCGGCCTTTTTCTTAACCGGCCAGGTTTTTTTGCACATTTTGCAGGGGCGCATTAACCGGCGCAATACCCTGGAGCAAATGAATATGGTCGGCCCAGAATCCATGGCGATCGCCTTGATCACAGCGGGTTTTGTCGGGATGGTGTTCACCATTCAAGTGGCTAGGGAATTTATCTACTATGGAGCCACCACCACCATTGGTGGAGTTTTATCCCTATCGTTAACCAGGGAATTGGCCCCAGTATTGACTGCGGTGGTGATCGCCGGCCGGGTGGGGTCGGCATTTGCGGCAGAAATTGGCACCATGCGAGTAACAGAACAATTGGATGCCCTCTATATGCTCAGGACAGATCCGATCGATTATTTGGTGGTGCCCAGGGTAATTGCCTGTGGATTGATGTTGCCCATTTTGACGGGATTATCTCTGTTTGTGGGCATGGCGGGGGGATTGGTGATTTCCTCTAGCCTTTATGCCATCAATCCAACTATTTTTTTAAACTCTGTGCAAAATTTCACCCAGTTATGGGATGTGTTTGCTTGTTTGTTCAAATCTTTGGTATTTGGCATCATCATCGCCATTATCGGTTGTAGCTGGGGTTTAACCACTACTGGGGGGGCTAAGGGAGTGGGAGAATCCACCACCACTGCTGTGGTCACATCCCTATTGGCTATTTTCATCAGCAATTTCTTCCTATCCTGGTTAATGTTTCAGGGCACGGGGGATACTGCCCTCGGCTAG
- a CDS encoding TatA/E family twin arginine-targeting protein translocase yields the protein MNIFGIGLPELGLIFVIALLVFGPKKLPEVGRSLGKALRGFQEASKEFETELKREAQNLEKSVQIKAELEESKTPESSSEKAS from the coding sequence ATGAATATCTTCGGCATTGGCTTACCCGAACTAGGTTTAATCTTTGTTATCGCCCTGTTAGTGTTTGGCCCCAAAAAATTACCAGAAGTAGGACGTAGTTTGGGCAAGGCTCTGCGGGGATTCCAGGAAGCGTCCAAAGAATTTGAAACGGAACTGAAGCGGGAAGCTCAAAATCTCGAAAAGTCAGTGCAAATTAAGGCAGAACTAGAAGAGAGCAAAACTCCGGAGAGTAGTTCAGAAAAGGCGAGCTAA
- a CDS encoding sensor domain-containing diguanylate cyclase, translating into MQNFSFQKVLKKPEVKTLLQRLDSSVGKNFAIVDTNGLCLWGNAQGSEAKADIYAHQVCLGTVNGDLASDSAEAIAAVVGYIVQTEYEKKQLAKDALQKYEEVVFLSQFANAMATCTGLHELIEIIRAQIRQVISVDEIFLYLYDQSQDSLAPFLYKTEDSLQDFKAIEKIVERVLKFHQVEVIDDIQKDPDYLNQPSRIRSLLCCSLTVQNSIIGVLGLAHYQAKHFNSSDLNLFSTVTGQVAAAIRTAQYYETIKNYSQTLEIRVKERTMELEFAKQQLEQVNQQLKHLAIYDELTQIPNRRYFTSYLEQEWRQCLRQKSPISLILCDVDYFKNYNDLYGHQMGDKCLQSVAKIIQNSLKRPSDVLARYGGEEFIVILPYTDQPGAYTVAQRIHHHLAEAKISHADSPTSCYLTMSLGIGTTVPLLHYHPSDLIKIADQALYAAKGAGRNQTKAKILSFQCS; encoded by the coding sequence ATGCAAAACTTTTCTTTTCAGAAAGTATTAAAAAAGCCAGAGGTCAAAACCCTACTCCAACGGCTGGACAGTTCCGTCGGGAAAAATTTTGCCATTGTTGATACTAATGGTCTTTGTCTTTGGGGCAATGCTCAAGGTTCCGAAGCAAAGGCTGATATTTATGCTCATCAGGTTTGTTTGGGAACCGTAAACGGTGACCTTGCGTCCGATTCAGCCGAGGCGATCGCCGCTGTGGTGGGTTACATTGTGCAAACGGAGTATGAAAAAAAACAGTTGGCCAAGGATGCTCTACAAAAATATGAAGAAGTGGTTTTTCTTTCACAATTTGCTAATGCCATGGCCACCTGCACTGGGTTGCATGAGCTAATCGAAATAATTAGAGCCCAGATTCGTCAGGTTATCAGTGTCGATGAAATATTTTTATACCTTTATGACCAAAGCCAAGATAGTCTAGCTCCATTTTTGTATAAAACGGAAGACTCATTACAGGATTTTAAAGCAATTGAAAAAATTGTTGAGCGGGTCTTAAAATTCCATCAAGTGGAGGTAATTGATGATATTCAAAAGGATCCAGATTACCTCAATCAGCCTTCTAGAATTCGTTCTTTGCTTTGCTGTTCTCTGACGGTCCAAAATTCAATTATTGGCGTCCTTGGTTTAGCCCACTACCAGGCCAAGCACTTTAATTCCAGCGATTTGAATCTTTTTTCCACCGTTACTGGCCAAGTAGCGGCCGCTATCCGCACTGCCCAATATTATGAAACCATCAAAAATTATTCCCAAACCTTGGAAATTAGGGTGAAGGAGCGCACCATGGAGTTAGAATTTGCCAAACAACAGCTAGAGCAAGTCAACCAACAACTCAAACATTTAGCTATTTACGATGAACTAACCCAAATTCCCAATCGCCGTTATTTCACTAGTTATTTAGAACAGGAATGGCGGCAATGTTTGCGGCAAAAATCTCCCATTTCCCTAATTTTATGTGACGTAGATTATTTCAAAAACTATAATGATCTTTATGGTCATCAAATGGGGGACAAATGCCTCCAAAGTGTAGCTAAAATCATTCAAAATTCTTTGAAGCGCCCTTCCGATGTCCTGGCTCGCTACGGAGGTGAAGAATTTATTGTAATTTTGCCCTACACCGATCAACCGGGAGCTTACACTGTGGCCCAACGCATCCATCACCATCTAGCGGAGGCAAAAATTTCCCATGCTGATTCTCCCACGAGCTGTTACCTCACCATGAGTTTGGGGATTGGCACCAC